A single region of the Thermoanaerobacterium aotearoense genome encodes:
- a CDS encoding IS110 family transposase — translation MSFLPNYISVGIDVAADFSWFCILTPDGREFKKPFKVDHDNADSLKNAALSIKKAEEQFSMKSKIFLESTGIYHFPLFCHLKELGFEVFVINPLITNSNKNIGIRKVKNDRLDAKRIAVTGYSPDTKVSVMPAELILNLRCLCREYYSLVDNHTSYVNKLKAQLHIVFPGFCNVFSDVTGIAAISLLKRFPTPEDVINAQTDEIVKLISTSSRKGLNYAKAKYDKLFKAAKNALNFRYNLPSVYDVLKVYIYFIEEFDKKINLILSKIKAFVDENKSEKFVQQIYYLDSIPGVGFLSAVTLMCEIGDFSAFRKPKQLFAYFGVDPSVNESGHFKGTDNKMSKRGSKIARRVLYVIALASVRVKRNGTAINPVLYDYYQKKKESKPKKVALGAIMHKISDIVFAVLRDNKPFVLKTPDEHKLQYQNIHKAA, via the coding sequence ATGAGTTTTTTGCCTAATTATATTAGTGTCGGTATTGATGTCGCTGCTGATTTTAGCTGGTTTTGCATCTTGACACCTGATGGAAGGGAGTTTAAAAAGCCATTTAAGGTTGATCACGATAATGCTGATTCCCTTAAAAATGCTGCTCTGTCAATTAAAAAGGCAGAAGAGCAATTCTCCATGAAATCTAAGATATTTCTGGAGTCTACGGGAATCTACCATTTCCCACTCTTCTGCCACCTAAAAGAATTAGGATTTGAGGTTTTTGTTATTAATCCTCTCATTACTAATTCTAACAAAAATATTGGTATAAGAAAAGTGAAAAATGATAGACTTGATGCAAAACGTATTGCTGTTACTGGTTATTCGCCTGATACTAAGGTTTCTGTTATGCCCGCTGAGTTAATTTTAAATCTTAGATGTTTATGCAGAGAGTACTATAGCCTTGTCGATAATCATACTTCTTATGTGAATAAGCTTAAAGCTCAATTGCATATTGTTTTCCCTGGTTTTTGCAATGTTTTCTCTGATGTTACTGGAATTGCAGCTATCTCTCTGTTAAAAAGATTTCCAACACCAGAAGATGTCATTAATGCTCAAACTGATGAAATAGTTAAGCTTATTTCAACGTCATCCAGAAAAGGCTTGAATTATGCTAAAGCTAAGTATGATAAGTTGTTTAAAGCTGCTAAAAATGCTTTGAATTTCAGGTATAATTTACCTTCTGTCTATGACGTACTAAAAGTGTATATTTATTTCATAGAAGAATTTGATAAAAAGATTAATCTAATATTATCTAAAATCAAGGCTTTTGTGGATGAAAATAAGTCTGAGAAATTTGTACAGCAAATTTATTACCTCGATTCTATACCTGGTGTTGGTTTTCTATCAGCGGTTACTCTTATGTGTGAAATAGGCGATTTTTCAGCATTTAGAAAGCCTAAGCAGCTTTTTGCATATTTTGGTGTGGATCCTTCTGTTAATGAATCTGGCCATTTTAAAGGTACTGACAATAAAATGTCCAAAAGAGGTTCTAAAATTGCCAGGCGTGTTCTCTATGTCATTGCTTTAGCTTCTGTAAGGGTTAAAAGAAATGGCACAGCAATAAATCCTGTACTTTATGATTATTACCAGAAAAAGAAGGAATCGAAACCTAAAAAAGTAGCTCTTGGAGCAATTATGCACAAGATTTCAGATATTGTATTTGCTGTTCTAAGAGATAATAAGCCTTTTGTATTAAAGACACCTGATGAACACAAACTACAATATCAAAACATTCATAAAGCTGCTTAA
- a CDS encoding Gfo/Idh/MocA family protein translates to MIKHKFAIIGCGVIGKVHAECLTYIENAELVAVCDVVEERARALGEKFNCSYYTDIEKMLREQDDIEIVNICTPTGLHAECGVICAKAGKHIICEKPIDVNEENAAKLIKVCEDAGVKLSVISQHRFDKGVVELKKAVERGEIGKLYFGGSYTKWYRSQEYYDSGEWRGTWALDGGGALMNQSIHYVDLLQYIMGPIEEIYASCASIGHERIEVEDEAIATVRFKNGAIGVIEGTTNAYPGLFTRLDIYGEKASVVIENDKVVLWKYKNGTEKEVVDKDRNIIAGSSAKDISNYSHILQFKDVIEAIEENRKPKVDGYEGLKPLKIILAIYKSNRERNPVKL, encoded by the coding sequence TTGATAAAACATAAGTTTGCTATAATTGGATGTGGTGTAATTGGAAAAGTACATGCTGAATGTTTAACATATATTGAAAATGCGGAACTTGTTGCAGTATGTGATGTAGTAGAGGAAAGAGCTAGAGCTTTAGGAGAAAAATTCAATTGCAGTTATTATACGGATATTGAAAAAATGCTTAGGGAACAAGATGATATTGAAATTGTGAATATTTGTACACCAACTGGTCTTCATGCAGAATGCGGAGTTATTTGTGCAAAAGCCGGAAAGCATATAATTTGTGAAAAACCTATTGATGTAAATGAGGAAAATGCAGCAAAACTAATAAAAGTTTGTGAAGATGCAGGTGTTAAGCTGTCAGTAATATCTCAGCACAGATTTGATAAGGGTGTTGTAGAACTCAAAAAGGCTGTGGAGAGAGGAGAAATAGGGAAGCTTTATTTTGGAGGTAGCTACACAAAGTGGTACAGAAGTCAAGAATATTATGATAGCGGAGAGTGGAGAGGCACCTGGGCGTTAGACGGTGGTGGTGCATTAATGAACCAGTCCATCCATTATGTGGATCTTTTACAATATATAATGGGACCTATTGAGGAAATATATGCATCATGCGCTTCTATAGGGCATGAGAGGATAGAAGTTGAAGACGAGGCTATTGCAACAGTTAGGTTCAAAAATGGTGCTATAGGTGTTATTGAAGGCACTACAAATGCATATCCAGGACTTTTTACAAGACTTGATATATACGGTGAGAAAGCTTCAGTGGTCATTGAGAATGATAAAGTAGTATTGTGGAAATATAAGAATGGTACAGAGAAAGAGGTAGTAGATAAGGACAGAAACATAATAGCGGGCTCATCAGCAAAAGATATAAGTAATTATTCTCACATACTTCAGTTTAAGGATGTTATTGAGGCTATAGAGGAAAATAGGAAACCAAAAGTAGATGGATATGAAGGTTTAAAACCTCTGAAAATAATACTTGCAATATACAAATCCAATAGGGAAAGAAATCCAGTGAAGCTTTAA
- a CDS encoding response regulator transcription factor: MSKLIYVVDDDKNIRELVSMYIRKEGYSVKTFDNAEGVLAYFDKDKPDMLVIDIMLPGIDGYELCKKIRMTSDVPIIIISAKGDDIDKIVGFEIGADDYISKPFSPRELIARIKSIFKRTNAPQNTNKIKIKDILIVLDERRILHKGKEIEFTSKEFDLILYLSKNANKAYTREQLLKEVWKCDLDIKTRAVDDMIKRIRKKLQNSRCEFDITTIWGYGYKVES, encoded by the coding sequence ATGTCAAAGCTTATATATGTTGTTGATGACGATAAAAATATTAGAGAATTGGTAAGTATGTATATTAGAAAAGAAGGATACAGCGTAAAAACATTTGATAATGCGGAAGGTGTTCTTGCCTATTTTGATAAAGACAAACCTGATATGTTAGTCATAGACATAATGTTACCCGGAATAGATGGGTATGAGCTTTGCAAAAAAATAAGAATGACCAGCGATGTGCCGATAATAATCATTTCAGCGAAAGGAGATGATATAGACAAAATAGTGGGTTTTGAAATTGGAGCAGATGATTATATTTCAAAACCATTTTCACCAAGAGAACTTATAGCGAGAATAAAATCTATTTTTAAAAGAACAAATGCACCTCAAAACACTAACAAAATAAAGATTAAGGATATATTAATTGTGCTTGATGAGAGAAGAATACTACATAAAGGGAAAGAAATAGAATTTACATCAAAAGAATTTGATCTTATATTGTACCTTTCAAAAAATGCAAATAAAGCATATACACGAGAACAACTTCTAAAAGAAGTATGGAAATGTGATTTAGATATAAAAACTAGAGCAGTAGATGATATGATAAAACGAATAAGAAAGAAACTACAAAATAGCAGATGTGAGTTTGACATTACTACAATATGGGGCTATGGATACAAGGTAGAGTCATAG
- a CDS encoding carbohydrate ABC transporter permease — MNIDILKKDIKMILLIVLALIFLIPIIWVVISSFKNNTDLYKWPPDIFPKTITFNSYTVAFEKGNFGLFFFNSTTVSILSTIITIIINTMAGYAFAKYKFKGDNVIFLIFISTLIIPLEVIMIPIFSVIRKLGLYNNLLGIIIPPAATPTGVFLVRQYLLNVPDELIEAARIDGANEWSIFWKLIFPISMPVVSVLAIFSFMWRWNDFLWPLIVISDPSKYTIQLAISNFIGEFNIDWNSLLAMSVITMIPVLIIFIIFQKQFVSGMVTSGLKD; from the coding sequence GTGAATATTGATATTTTAAAAAAAGACATCAAAATGATTTTATTAATTGTTTTAGCTTTGATATTTTTAATACCAATAATATGGGTAGTTATTTCATCATTTAAAAATAATACTGATCTATATAAATGGCCGCCAGACATTTTTCCAAAAACTATAACATTTAATAGCTATACTGTGGCATTTGAAAAAGGTAATTTTGGTTTGTTTTTTTTCAATAGTACTACTGTTTCTATATTATCAACAATAATTACTATTATAATAAATACTATGGCAGGGTATGCATTTGCAAAATATAAATTTAAAGGTGATAATGTTATATTTTTAATATTTATTTCTACATTAATAATACCTTTAGAAGTTATTATGATACCAATATTTTCCGTTATTAGAAAGCTGGGATTATACAATAATTTGTTGGGGATCATAATACCGCCAGCTGCAACACCGACAGGAGTATTTTTGGTAAGACAATATTTATTGAATGTTCCTGATGAATTAATTGAAGCTGCAAGAATTGATGGTGCTAATGAATGGAGTATTTTTTGGAAGCTAATTTTTCCTATATCTATGCCTGTGGTATCTGTTTTAGCTATATTTTCATTTATGTGGAGGTGGAATGATTTTTTATGGCCTTTGATTGTAATTAGTGACCCTTCAAAATATACTATTCAGTTAGCAATATCTAACTTTATAGGTGAATTTAATATTGATTGGAATAGTTTATTAGCTATGTCGGTTATTACCATGATACCTGTTTTGATTATATTTATAATATTTCAAAAACAATTTGTTAGTGGAATGGTAACGTCGGGATTAAAGGATTAA
- a CDS encoding AraC family transcriptional regulator produces MSTVFAKINDPIYILHSKDQSPYKMDEIHYHDCFELIFFLSNNVTYFIKDKLYNIKKYDLLFISPFELHRVTDTGEKYYERIVINLSKEYFDSSISGTKAVNFFTTVSSKISLNNAEINNIFLSLLHEKQLNDEFSKERVKLLVKELFILLNREVENYNMQTDSNVSNERILSIISYINDNYMDNITLSSLAEKFYISPYYLGHLFKKVTGFTIIKYLNKKRISVAQQLLATGKYKISTVCEMVGYNNLTSFSRTFKAVSGVSPMQYKKQYKL; encoded by the coding sequence ATGAGTACAGTTTTTGCTAAAATCAATGATCCCATATACATTTTACATTCAAAAGATCAGTCACCATATAAAATGGATGAAATACATTATCACGACTGTTTTGAATTGATATTTTTCCTATCAAATAATGTTACTTATTTCATAAAAGATAAACTCTATAATATAAAAAAATATGATCTATTATTTATTTCTCCTTTTGAACTTCACAGGGTTACAGATACAGGTGAAAAATATTATGAGAGGATTGTTATAAATCTCAGCAAAGAATATTTTGACTCATCCATTTCTGGCACAAAGGCAGTTAATTTTTTTACTACTGTCTCAAGCAAAATATCCTTGAACAACGCTGAAATAAATAATATTTTTCTCTCGCTATTACATGAAAAACAACTTAATGACGAGTTTTCAAAAGAGAGAGTAAAATTACTTGTAAAAGAACTTTTCATCCTCTTAAATAGAGAAGTCGAAAATTATAATATGCAAACAGATAGTAATGTAAGCAATGAAAGAATTTTGTCTATTATATCTTATATTAACGATAACTATATGGATAATATAACACTCTCTTCTCTTGCTGAAAAGTTTTATATAAGTCCATATTATCTTGGGCATCTTTTCAAAAAAGTTACTGGTTTTACCATAATCAAATATTTAAATAAGAAAAGAATTTCTGTAGCTCAGCAACTACTTGCGACAGGTAAATATAAGATAAGTACCGTATGCGAGATGGTTGGATATAATAACTTAACCAGTTTCAGCAGAACATTTAAGGCTGTATCAGGAGTATCTCCTATGCAATATAAAAAACAATATAAATTATAG
- a CDS encoding integrase core domain-containing protein, producing MRTSYSYSKKGCSWDNACIESFHSLIKREWLNQYKIRDYDHARKLVFEYIETFYNTVRTHSHCDYKSPDQYEAQYLKKATKFIG from the coding sequence TTGAGAACATCTTACAGTTACTCAAAGAAAGGGTGTTCTTGGGATAATGCCTGCATAGAGTCCTTTCATTCACTAATTAAACGTGAATGGCTAAATCAATATAAAATCAGAGATTATGATCATGCTAGAAAGTTAGTGTTTGAATATATTGAGACCTTTTATAACACTGTACGAACTCATAGCCACTGCGACTATAAATCGCCAGATCAGTATGAAGCACAATACTTGAAGAAGGCAACAAAATTTATTGGGTAA
- a CDS encoding ABC transporter substrate-binding protein — MHTKKIYLVLSIVLTFLLIISGLTGCGTSKSSNGVKTLNFVWFSDGNEGKVMSEIAKEYEASHKNIKINMIEVPFNDEISKIKTMISGGDPPALARIASANIGDVSTYAVDLSPYVGGINNFSSQFVDSIKPYYIEGNKIIAAPSDVTVNALIYNKTLFDKAKVSVPTSPDSIWTWDQFEQSIKKVLTYGGAKIGLVWDVTPFRWSTILYEFGGSIFNSDGTKCIINNSNGVAALNYFIKLHQDGVMPKSVWLGGDNPNDLFRSGQAAADLAGNWVLTSYKDIKDFEWGVTYLPKEIIRSSVPGGKFLMAFKGSGVEKEAADFIKYLSSKEVNSKYCEKNLFMSPRVDSQNLNYSYGNEFFKIFEDELKNSSVKASNDWARTNITSKMQLDLKKAITDTLQGNSTAKQALDKVANITNKIIEEQKK; from the coding sequence ATGCATACAAAAAAGATTTATTTAGTTCTCTCTATAGTTTTGACTTTCTTACTAATTATTAGTGGACTTACGGGTTGTGGGACAAGTAAATCAAGTAATGGTGTTAAAACATTAAACTTTGTATGGTTTTCTGACGGTAATGAAGGTAAAGTAATGAGTGAAATAGCAAAGGAATATGAAGCAAGCCATAAAAACATAAAAATAAATATGATAGAAGTTCCATTTAATGATGAGATATCAAAGATAAAGACAATGATATCAGGTGGTGATCCGCCAGCACTCGCTAGAATTGCCAGTGCTAATATTGGTGATGTTTCAACTTATGCAGTAGATTTATCACCTTATGTGGGTGGAATAAATAACTTTTCTTCACAATTTGTAGATTCTATAAAGCCCTATTATATAGAGGGAAATAAAATTATTGCTGCTCCAAGTGATGTTACAGTCAATGCCCTAATATATAATAAGACATTGTTTGATAAAGCAAAAGTGAGTGTTCCAACATCGCCAGATAGTATATGGACTTGGGATCAATTTGAACAATCTATAAAGAAAGTTTTAACGTATGGTGGAGCAAAAATAGGATTAGTTTGGGATGTTACACCGTTTAGGTGGTCGACTATTCTTTATGAATTTGGTGGAAGCATTTTCAATAGCGATGGGACAAAATGCATAATTAATAATAGCAATGGTGTTGCTGCACTTAATTATTTTATTAAGCTTCACCAAGACGGTGTAATGCCAAAATCTGTCTGGCTAGGTGGTGATAATCCTAATGATCTTTTTAGATCAGGACAAGCGGCTGCAGATTTAGCAGGCAATTGGGTACTTACAAGTTACAAGGATATAAAAGATTTTGAATGGGGTGTAACATATTTACCTAAAGAGATAATTAGATCATCTGTGCCAGGTGGTAAATTTTTGATGGCATTCAAGGGTTCAGGCGTTGAAAAAGAGGCAGCCGATTTTATTAAGTATTTATCGTCTAAAGAAGTTAACTCGAAGTATTGTGAAAAAAATTTGTTTATGAGCCCAAGGGTAGATAGCCAAAATTTAAATTATTCATACGGAAATGAATTTTTTAAAATTTTTGAAGACGAACTAAAAAATTCTTCAGTTAAAGCTTCAAATGATTGGGCAAGAACAAATATTACATCGAAAATGCAATTGGACTTAAAAAAAGCAATCACGGATACATTACAAGGCAATTCAACTGCTAAACAAGCATTAGATAAGGTAGCTAATATAACAAATAAAATAATCGAAGAACAAAAAAAATAA
- a CDS encoding transposase has translation MSTEKYSVLQRIRNGVDGIPSILRRKYHVDVISVRGLVCSKIWFSFKIGAINAKKVLKMIAEMAATLCNKIKVRFILTESGKNQARLLLAA, from the coding sequence ATGTCAACAGAAAAATACAGTGTACTTCAAAGGATAAGAAATGGAGTGGATGGTATTCCATCAATACTAAGACGCAAATATCATGTAGATGTGATATCTGTGAGGGGATTAGTGTGCTCAAAAATCTGGTTTTCATTCAAAATAGGAGCTATAAACGCAAAAAAAGTACTAAAAATGATAGCGGAAATGGCTGCGACTTTATGTAATAAAATCAAAGTCAGATTTATTCTTACAGAATCAGGTAAAAACCAAGCAAGGTTATTATTAGCAGCTTAA
- a CDS encoding sugar phosphate isomerase/epimerase family protein: protein MKFKLSAFADEISQDLDVQLNTLKRFNIDYIEARCIENVPLIEYSTESIKEFKKKLDYNGIKLSSLASPIGKISINGDLKTHYEKFKRTVEIAEILSAPYIRIFSFFIDKDFVPGDFKNKVIDELNKYVEYIKNCDVVLLHENEKHIFGDTAERCLYIFANIKSNKLKAVFDPANFIQCNEKELYKVYSKLKPHIEYFHIKDALLFEGKVVPAGQGDGEILPIVEDAYKSNFDGFLSIEPHLNHSLPGGGEKNFEIAYKALKDILTAVERER, encoded by the coding sequence ATGAAATTTAAGTTAAGTGCTTTTGCTGATGAAATATCACAAGACTTGGATGTTCAATTAAATACATTGAAAAGGTTTAATATAGACTATATAGAGGCAAGATGTATTGAGAATGTACCATTGATTGAGTATAGTACGGAAAGCATTAAAGAATTTAAGAAAAAATTAGATTATAACGGAATAAAATTATCATCACTGGCTTCTCCAATAGGCAAGATATCTATAAATGGGGATTTAAAGACTCATTACGAAAAATTTAAAAGAACGGTTGAAATTGCAGAAATTTTAAGCGCACCTTATATAAGAATTTTTTCGTTTTTTATTGATAAGGATTTTGTACCTGGAGATTTTAAGAATAAGGTAATAGACGAGTTAAATAAATATGTAGAGTATATAAAGAACTGTGATGTTGTGCTTCTTCATGAAAATGAAAAACATATTTTTGGAGATACAGCTGAAAGATGTTTATATATTTTTGCAAATATAAAATCAAACAAATTGAAAGCGGTATTTGATCCTGCAAATTTTATACAGTGTAATGAAAAAGAACTTTATAAAGTATACAGCAAGTTAAAGCCACATATTGAATACTTTCATATAAAGGATGCTTTGCTTTTCGAAGGTAAGGTAGTTCCTGCAGGTCAAGGAGACGGAGAAATTCTACCTATAGTAGAGGATGCTTACAAGAGTAATTTTGACGGATTTTTATCTATCGAACCACATTTAAATCATAGTTTACCAGGTGGGGGAGAAAAAAACTTTGAAATAGCATATAAAGCACTTAAAGACATATTAACTGCAGTCGAAAGGGAGAGATAA
- a CDS encoding carbohydrate ABC transporter permease, protein MKNNSKKYYLQQKAIPYLFILPNVLIFSTFVIIPAFFGVLYSFTNFDGLSMKFVGIKNYIALLDDTDFWNSIKLTIIFVVIVVPGIYVFSLFLGMILSKEFRTKGLFRAIFYWPTMISPIIAGLAWKWLLSENIGIVNYLLVLFGFHKIAWLTNSVNANISVVIATLWSRVGFYMVIFIAGIQSIPTSYYEAAYIDGANNFQAFFRITLPLLKPTSFLVIVLSVIDAFKSFPLVLSLTGGGPGTDTTYIVQYIYQTGFQKSELGYASAMSVILFIIIGFFTILQFRLNKGGAI, encoded by the coding sequence ATGAAAAATAATTCTAAGAAGTATTATTTACAACAAAAAGCTATACCTTATTTATTTATTCTTCCAAATGTATTAATCTTTTCAACATTTGTTATAATTCCTGCTTTTTTTGGTGTATTGTATTCATTTACCAATTTTGATGGATTGTCAATGAAATTTGTAGGAATAAAAAATTATATAGCACTTTTAGATGATACTGACTTTTGGAATTCTATAAAGTTAACAATCATATTTGTTGTAATTGTTGTTCCAGGCATTTATGTTTTCTCTTTATTTTTAGGTATGATATTATCAAAAGAATTTAGAACAAAAGGGCTTTTTAGGGCTATATTTTATTGGCCTACGATGATATCTCCAATAATTGCGGGACTAGCGTGGAAATGGCTATTAAGCGAAAATATTGGGATAGTTAATTATTTGCTTGTATTATTTGGATTTCATAAGATAGCTTGGTTAACGAACAGTGTTAATGCCAATATATCTGTTGTAATTGCAACTTTATGGAGTAGAGTAGGGTTTTATATGGTTATATTTATAGCTGGAATACAAAGTATTCCTACAAGTTATTATGAAGCTGCTTATATTGATGGTGCAAATAATTTTCAAGCATTTTTTAGAATTACACTGCCATTATTAAAACCGACCAGTTTTCTAGTAATTGTTCTTTCAGTGATAGATGCATTTAAATCATTTCCATTAGTTTTATCATTGACTGGAGGCGGACCAGGTACAGACACTACTTACATTGTACAATATATTTATCAAACCGGTTTTCAAAAGAGTGAATTGGGTTATGCTAGTGCGATGTCTGTAATTTTATTTATAATAATAGGCTTTTTTACAATATTGCAATTTAGATTAAATAAAGGTGGTGCGATTTAG
- a CDS encoding S1C family serine protease has product MDIENEQTKRLNENDMENLNENADDVVTENFTNNDLNKIHKVSMTNDYQDKNDEENAKNDLENSKKSVGKIIKRFRRRMLASFIVVALIAALIGGGIVGGIMVYTNSGQKTQVINRYLPLSSNNSNSNLIVNIAKIVSPSVVGIDTSATYSNGFRSAFVSEGSGSGIIIDSQGYIVTNYHVIEGASTITVSLSDGRKFSAQLIGKDSNTDLAVLKINATNLTAAKLGDSSKLEVGDLAVAIGNPLGESFAGTVTAGIISGLNRNLQSDYGPVNLIQTDAAINPGNSGGPLVNSNGEVVGITSVKLTSTDDNSTQSSFGMFQSQSTPVEGMGFAIPINEAKPIINELIKHGYVERPMMGVSVQEVTQQDAAQYNIPVGLYIAQVQQGSGADEAGLQAGDVITAVDGTKVQTFDALQSIISKHKVGDTITVTFWRNGRTMSTKVKLMSSSNAQ; this is encoded by the coding sequence ATGGATATTGAAAATGAGCAAACAAAAAGATTAAATGAGAATGACATGGAAAATTTAAACGAAAATGCAGATGATGTTGTTACAGAAAACTTTACAAATAATGATTTAAATAAAATACACAAAGTTTCTATGACAAATGATTACCAGGACAAAAATGATGAAGAAAATGCAAAAAATGATTTGGAAAATAGCAAAAAAAGTGTAGGCAAGATAATAAAAAGATTTAGAAGAAGAATGTTAGCATCATTTATAGTTGTTGCTCTTATTGCAGCACTTATCGGTGGTGGTATTGTTGGAGGAATCATGGTATACACCAATTCAGGTCAAAAAACGCAAGTTATAAACAGATATTTGCCACTATCGTCTAATAATAGCAACTCTAACTTGATTGTGAATATAGCTAAGATTGTGAGTCCTTCTGTTGTTGGAATTGATACTAGTGCAACATACTCTAATGGCTTTAGAAGTGCTTTTGTGTCTGAAGGGAGTGGCTCGGGTATTATAATTGATTCACAGGGTTATATAGTTACAAATTATCATGTTATCGAAGGAGCTTCAACTATAACGGTTAGCTTATCTGATGGTAGGAAATTTTCCGCACAATTGATAGGGAAAGACTCTAATACTGATTTGGCAGTATTAAAAATTAACGCTACAAATTTAACTGCTGCAAAATTAGGTGATTCGTCAAAACTGGAAGTAGGAGATCTGGCAGTTGCCATAGGAAATCCTCTCGGTGAAAGCTTTGCAGGTACAGTTACAGCAGGCATAATAAGCGGTCTTAACAGAAATCTTCAAAGCGATTACGGACCAGTTAACCTCATTCAGACAGATGCAGCTATAAATCCTGGTAACAGCGGTGGACCTTTAGTCAACAGCAATGGTGAAGTTGTTGGAATAACAAGTGTGAAGTTGACATCTACAGATGATAATAGTACGCAAAGTTCATTTGGAATGTTCCAGAGTCAAAGTACACCTGTCGAGGGAATGGGATTTGCGATCCCGATAAATGAAGCGAAACCTATAATAAATGAGCTTATAAAACATGGATATGTAGAAAGACCAATGATGGGTGTAAGCGTACAGGAAGTAACCCAACAAGATGCAGCGCAGTACAACATACCGGTTGGACTTTATATAGCGCAAGTACAGCAAGGAAGTGGTGCTGATGAAGCTGGACTTCAAGCAGGAGATGTAATAACGGCAGTAGATGGAACAAAAGTACAGACTTTTGACGCACTGCAAAGCATAATATCTAAGCATAAAGTTGGCGACACGATAACTGTTACATTCTGGAGAAATGGCAGGACCATGAGTACAAAAGTAAAACTTATGAGCAGTTCAAATGCACAATAA